A portion of the Cyanobium sp. PCC 7001 genome contains these proteins:
- a CDS encoding HAD family hydrolase — translation MTGISPPEPLLVFDFDGVLVDGMDEYWWAARTAALQLSPALALPEQAPPGFARLRPLIHKGWEMVLMAAELSRPDLALENLLADYSRRLPELLARWGWSDAELQETLEQVRSRAIRRDLPAWLALHRFYPGVVERLRQLERDGITWMVLTTKGQAFAQRLLESAALAPAAVHGHEQGSKPEVLKQLLGHHPRVWFVEDRRPTLERVRADPGLAAVRCFLVSWGYLGPADGVDLPEGIHWLEPDRFAAPLALWP, via the coding sequence GTGACTGGGATCTCCCCGCCAGAGCCGCTGCTGGTCTTCGACTTCGACGGGGTGCTCGTCGATGGCATGGACGAGTACTGGTGGGCGGCCCGGACAGCGGCCCTGCAACTGTCCCCGGCCCTCGCGCTGCCGGAGCAGGCGCCGCCGGGGTTCGCCCGGCTGCGCCCCCTCATCCACAAGGGCTGGGAGATGGTGCTGATGGCGGCCGAACTCTCCCGCCCGGACCTGGCGCTGGAGAACCTGCTCGCGGACTATTCCCGGCGGCTTCCCGAGCTCCTGGCCCGCTGGGGCTGGAGCGATGCCGAGCTGCAGGAGACCCTGGAGCAGGTGCGCAGCCGGGCGATCCGCAGGGATCTGCCGGCCTGGCTGGCCCTGCACCGATTCTATCCCGGCGTGGTGGAGCGGCTGCGGCAGCTGGAGCGGGACGGGATCACCTGGATGGTGCTCACCACCAAGGGACAAGCCTTCGCCCAGCGCCTGCTGGAGTCGGCCGCCCTGGCGCCCGCGGCGGTGCACGGGCATGAGCAGGGCAGCAAGCCCGAGGTGCTGAAGCAGCTGCTCGGCCACCACCCCCGGGTGTGGTTCGTGGAGGATCGCCGGCCCACCCTGGAGCGGGTGCGCGCCGATCCGGGCCTGGCGGCCGTGCGCTGCTTTCTGGTGAGCTGGGGCTACCTCGGGCCGGCGGACGGCGTGGATCTGCCCGAGGGCATCCACTGGCTCGAGCCGGATCGTTTCGCCGCCCCCCTGGCGCTGTGGCCCTGA
- the recA gene encoding recombinase RecA, producing the protein MPADSKAASFATSGASASSPADARAAAERDKALGLVLNQIERNFGKGSIMRLGDASRMRVETISTGALTLDLALGGGYPKGRVVEVYGPESSGKTTLTLHAIAEVQKRGGVAAFVDAEHALDPVYAAALGVDIENLLVSQPDTGEMALEIVDQLVRSAAVDIVVVDSVAALTPRAEIEGEMGDLAVGSQARLMSQAMRKITGNIGKSGCTVIFLNQLRQKIGVTYGSPETTTGGNALKFYASVRLDIRRIQTLKRGTEEYGIRAKVKVAKNKVAPPFRIAEFDILFGRGISTLGCLLDLAEETGVVIRKGAWYSYEGDNIGQGRDNTITWLEQNPEQAEEIERRTRQKLTEGSEVTANSMKPLAAAAKASTVTTAEAPGSGLPGGSGLDAAVKPASALPVAG; encoded by the coding sequence ATGCCTGCTGACTCCAAGGCCGCTTCCTTCGCGACGTCCGGTGCCTCGGCCTCCTCTCCCGCCGATGCCAGGGCCGCGGCCGAGCGGGACAAGGCCCTGGGCCTGGTGCTCAACCAGATCGAGCGCAACTTCGGCAAGGGCTCGATCATGCGCCTCGGCGATGCCTCCCGCATGCGGGTGGAAACCATCTCCACCGGTGCCCTGACCCTGGATCTGGCCCTGGGCGGCGGCTATCCCAAGGGCCGGGTGGTGGAGGTCTACGGCCCGGAGAGTTCCGGCAAGACCACCCTCACGCTCCACGCCATTGCCGAGGTGCAGAAGCGCGGTGGTGTGGCGGCGTTCGTCGATGCCGAGCACGCCCTCGATCCCGTCTATGCGGCCGCGCTGGGGGTGGACATCGAAAACCTGCTGGTTTCCCAGCCGGATACGGGCGAAATGGCCCTGGAGATCGTCGACCAGCTGGTGCGCTCGGCTGCCGTGGACATCGTGGTGGTCGACTCGGTGGCGGCTCTGACGCCCCGCGCCGAGATCGAGGGGGAGATGGGCGATCTGGCGGTGGGCAGCCAGGCCCGCCTGATGAGCCAGGCCATGCGCAAGATCACCGGCAACATCGGCAAGTCCGGCTGCACGGTGATTTTCCTGAACCAGCTCCGCCAGAAGATCGGCGTCACCTACGGCAGTCCGGAAACCACCACCGGTGGCAACGCCCTCAAGTTCTATGCCTCGGTGCGCCTGGACATCCGCCGCATCCAGACCCTCAAGCGGGGCACCGAGGAATACGGCATCCGCGCCAAGGTGAAGGTGGCCAAGAACAAAGTGGCCCCGCCGTTCCGCATCGCCGAGTTCGACATTCTGTTCGGCAGGGGCATCAGCACCCTCGGCTGCCTGCTCGACCTGGCCGAGGAAACCGGCGTGGTGATCCGCAAGGGCGCCTGGTACAGCTACGAGGGCGACAACATCGGCCAGGGACGCGACAACACCATCACCTGGCTGGAGCAGAACCCCGAGCAGGCCGAGGAAATCGAACGGCGCACCCGCCAGAAGCTCACCGAAGGTTCGGAGGTCACGGCCAATTCGATGAAGCCTCTGGCGGCCGCGGCCAAGGCTTCGACCGTCACGACGGCGGAGGCACCTGGTTCTGGTCTTCCCGGGGGTTCAGGTCTCGATGCTGCGGTCAAGCCGGCCAGCGCGCTGCCCGTGGCCGGCTGA
- a CDS encoding AAA family ATPase, giving the protein MPQTAGSSGADAGQGVTDDLDRLLAVLPAPVQAALASAESRAHLLEVVLDLGRLPEARYPGRAALLGDRPVERSDLDAVVDQLGAFGADNRAGIACTLHRISAIRNRIGTIVGLTCRVGRAVFGTVVMVRDLLDSGQSLLLMGRPGVGKTTALREIARVLADDLGKRVVVIDTSNEIAGDGDIPHPAIGRARRMQVVRPDLQHEVMIEAVENHMPEVIVIDEIGTEREAQAARTIAERGVMLVATAHGNELTNLIKNPTLSDLVGGIQSVTLGDEEARRRRTQKTVLERAAEPTFPLAVEMHSRHRWLIHRDVAQTVDGLLRGQTARPQVRELGPDGRLQLQDDLPARPHSVSRPLPPPAVRASGTEAPAGLPLREAARHQAAPASPPPLEPSLAAAASAPPPASTGPAPLRVYGAGISRSTLEQVVRARQLPVAVVGSVELADVVLSARQQLGRDPHVRRLAQDLGLPILVIKSGAMPQVQRALERLLARHRPQEPSVSVPEGDDTLAALEECRLAVEHVVLAQGQPVELLPRSERVRQLQRELASRYRVRTAVFGPSGDQRLRLFPA; this is encoded by the coding sequence ATGCCCCAGACGGCCGGGAGCTCCGGCGCGGATGCCGGCCAGGGCGTCACTGACGATCTGGACCGGCTGCTGGCGGTGCTGCCGGCACCCGTGCAGGCTGCCCTCGCCAGTGCGGAGAGCCGGGCGCACCTGCTGGAGGTGGTGCTGGATCTGGGCCGGCTGCCGGAGGCCCGCTACCCCGGCCGGGCCGCCCTGCTCGGCGATCGGCCGGTGGAGCGCAGCGATCTCGATGCGGTGGTGGACCAGCTGGGGGCCTTCGGCGCCGACAACCGGGCCGGCATCGCCTGCACCCTGCACCGCATCAGCGCGATCCGCAACCGCATCGGGACCATCGTGGGCCTCACCTGCCGGGTGGGCCGGGCCGTGTTCGGCACGGTGGTGATGGTGCGTGACCTGCTCGATTCCGGCCAGTCGCTGCTGCTGATGGGCCGCCCCGGGGTGGGCAAGACCACGGCCCTGCGGGAGATCGCCCGGGTGCTGGCCGACGATCTCGGCAAGCGGGTGGTGGTGATCGACACCAGCAACGAGATCGCCGGCGATGGCGACATCCCCCATCCCGCCATCGGCCGGGCGCGCCGCATGCAGGTGGTCAGGCCGGACCTGCAACACGAGGTGATGATCGAGGCGGTGGAGAACCACATGCCCGAGGTGATCGTGATCGATGAGATCGGCACGGAACGGGAAGCCCAGGCGGCGCGCACCATTGCGGAGCGGGGCGTGATGCTGGTGGCCACCGCCCACGGCAACGAGCTCACGAACCTGATCAAGAACCCCACCCTCAGTGACCTGGTGGGGGGAATCCAGTCGGTGACCCTCGGCGACGAGGAAGCGCGGCGACGGCGCACCCAGAAGACCGTGCTCGAGCGGGCCGCGGAACCCACCTTCCCGCTGGCGGTGGAGATGCACAGCCGCCACCGCTGGCTGATCCACCGGGATGTGGCCCAGACGGTGGATGGTCTGCTGCGGGGCCAGACGGCCAGGCCCCAGGTGCGGGAGCTGGGGCCTGATGGACGTCTGCAGCTGCAGGACGACCTGCCCGCGCGTCCCCATTCCGTCTCCCGGCCGCTGCCGCCCCCTGCGGTGCGGGCCTCCGGCACCGAGGCTCCCGCCGGCCTTCCCCTCAGGGAGGCGGCCCGCCATCAGGCTGCGCCGGCGTCTCCTCCCCCGCTGGAGCCCTCCCTTGCGGCTGCCGCTTCTGCGCCTCCGCCCGCCTCCACCGGTCCGGCGCCCCTGCGGGTCTACGGAGCCGGCATCAGCCGCAGCACCCTCGAGCAGGTGGTGCGGGCCCGCCAGTTGCCCGTGGCCGTGGTGGGCAGCGTGGAGCTGGCCGATGTGGTGCTCAGCGCCCGACAGCAGCTCGGCCGCGACCCCCATGTCCGTCGTCTGGCGCAGGATCTGGGCCTGCCGATCCTGGTGATCAAGAGCGGGGCGATGCCCCAGGTGCAGCGGGCCCTGGAACGGCTGCTCGCCCGCCACCGCCCCCAGGAGCCCTCCGTCTCGGTTCCCGAGGGGGACGACACCCTGGCGGCCCTCGAGGAGTGCCGACTGGCGGTGGAGCACGTTGTGCTGGCCCAGGGGCAACCCGTGGAACTGCTGCCCCGCAGCGAGCGGGTACGCCAGCTTCAGCGGGAGCTCGCCAGCCGCTACCGGGTGCGCACGGCCGTGTTCGGTCCCAGCGGCGATCAGCGTCTGCGCCTGTTTCCCGCCTGA
- a CDS encoding NAD(P)H-quinone oxidoreductase subunit N, with amino-acid sequence MPLLLSGRGFRQDLERAGALALFAPLEGGAETRLMRRLRAAGYRAQLTSARGLGDPEAFLLQLHGVRPPHLGHQSVGRGAAVGDVHRVMPQLGSLLEGDQPILLWLLEGQVLSTAELSSLVALTRREPRLKIVVEMGGARALRWQPLEALLAAA; translated from the coding sequence ATGCCGCTGCTGTTGTCTGGTCGGGGATTTCGGCAAGACCTCGAGCGGGCCGGTGCCCTGGCTCTGTTCGCCCCGTTGGAAGGAGGGGCGGAGACCCGGCTGATGCGGCGACTGCGGGCTGCCGGTTACCGCGCCCAGCTCACCTCGGCCCGCGGCCTCGGCGATCCCGAGGCGTTCCTGCTTCAGCTCCACGGTGTGCGTCCACCGCACCTGGGCCACCAGAGCGTGGGACGCGGCGCCGCGGTGGGGGACGTGCACCGGGTGATGCCCCAGCTGGGCAGCCTGCTGGAGGGCGACCAGCCCATCCTGCTGTGGTTGCTGGAGGGTCAGGTGCTCTCCACGGCGGAACTCAGTTCCCTGGTGGCCCTCACCCGGCGGGAACCCCGCCTCAAGATCGTGGTGGAGATGGGCGGCGCCCGCGCGCTGCGCTGGCAACCTCTGGAGGCCCTGCTGGCCGCCGCCTGA
- a CDS encoding LdpA C-terminal domain-containing domain: protein MSAPAAGILPESALRRGRWVKWIGGASNHDLAAIEDLAGLYALAGVHCLDVAADPAAVAAARRGVAWAERRGAGRPWLMVSLSDGEDPHFRKAWFDPRRCPPACPRPCERVCPALAIGVGATGAAGVAEERCYGCGRCLPACPLGLIEERGHGLAAAAVPGLLRQLSPDAVELHTRPGRQQAFERRLEQLAGSGVPFRRVAVSAGPEVTAEELWQRYGALRVHGLAPLWQLDGRPMSGDVGVGTAHAAVTLLRRRGRRLPPGPLQLAGGTNASTLPLLERHPEAARLCAGVAFGGVARRSLQPLLQEAQRRGGSLLESPELWPRALELARTLVRPWLERTHPRPLRCCHPSP from the coding sequence GTGTCGGCCCCAGCGGCCGGGATCCTCCCCGAGTCGGCCCTGCGGCGCGGCCGCTGGGTGAAGTGGATCGGTGGGGCCAGCAATCACGACCTGGCCGCCATCGAGGACCTCGCCGGCCTCTATGCGCTGGCCGGTGTGCACTGTCTGGATGTGGCGGCGGACCCGGCCGCCGTGGCGGCCGCCCGGCGCGGCGTCGCCTGGGCCGAGCGCCGGGGTGCTGGGCGCCCCTGGCTGATGGTGAGCCTGAGCGATGGCGAGGATCCCCACTTCCGCAAGGCCTGGTTCGATCCGCGGCGCTGTCCGCCCGCCTGTCCCCGCCCCTGCGAGCGGGTCTGTCCGGCCCTGGCCATCGGCGTGGGGGCCACCGGCGCCGCCGGTGTGGCGGAGGAGCGCTGCTATGGCTGCGGACGCTGCCTGCCGGCCTGTCCCCTCGGCCTGATCGAGGAGCGCGGTCATGGCCTGGCGGCCGCGGCGGTGCCGGGGCTGCTGCGCCAGCTGAGCCCCGATGCGGTGGAACTGCACACCCGGCCCGGGCGGCAGCAGGCGTTCGAGCGGCGCCTGGAGCAGCTGGCCGGCAGCGGCGTGCCGTTCCGCCGGGTGGCCGTGAGTGCGGGCCCGGAGGTGACCGCGGAGGAGCTGTGGCAGCGCTACGGCGCCCTGCGGGTCCATGGGCTGGCGCCCCTCTGGCAGCTGGACGGTCGGCCGATGAGCGGGGATGTGGGCGTCGGCACCGCCCATGCCGCCGTGACCCTGCTGCGGCGGCGCGGCCGCCGGCTGCCGCCGGGGCCCCTGCAGCTGGCCGGAGGCACCAATGCCTCGACGCTGCCGCTGCTGGAACGCCATCCGGAGGCAGCGCGGCTGTGCGCGGGCGTCGCCTTCGGAGGCGTGGCCCGGCGCTCCCTCCAGCCGCTGTTGCAGGAGGCCCAGCGGCGGGGGGGCTCGCTGCTGGAGAGCCCCGAGCTGTGGCCTCGGGCCCTGGAGCTGGCGCGGACTCTGGTGCGCCCCTGGCTAGAACGAACCCACCCGAGGCCGCTGCGGTGCTGTCACCCGAGCCCCTGA